The Burkholderia lata genome contains a region encoding:
- a CDS encoding ABC transporter permease: MNPNSKHPASPMAIARSIYRNRGLILQMTQREVVGRYRGSAMGLAWSFFNPVLMLVVYTFFFSVIFKSRWGTTSDDKASFAIVLFVGLILHSLLAECINRAPTLILANVNYVKKVIFPLEILPVVALASALFHSAISLLVLIIAECILIHSLPWTAILFPVVMLPLIIGSLGLAWFLSALGVYIRDIAQITGVITSVLMFLSPVFYPVSNLPPQYRSWIELNPLTFIIEEGRNTLIFGHPPDWTNWLTCMIASLLLAWFGFWWFQRTRKGFADVL, translated from the coding sequence ATGAATCCGAACTCGAAGCACCCGGCATCGCCGATGGCGATCGCCCGTAGCATTTACCGTAATCGCGGACTGATTCTGCAAATGACTCAACGCGAGGTCGTCGGGCGCTATCGCGGGTCGGCAATGGGTCTTGCGTGGTCGTTCTTCAATCCCGTGCTGATGCTCGTCGTCTACACCTTCTTCTTCTCCGTCATCTTCAAGTCGCGATGGGGTACCACGAGCGACGACAAGGCAAGCTTCGCGATCGTCCTGTTCGTCGGCCTGATCCTCCATAGCCTGCTGGCAGAGTGCATCAACCGGGCACCGACGTTGATCCTTGCAAACGTCAACTACGTCAAGAAGGTTATTTTCCCGCTCGAGATACTGCCGGTGGTCGCGCTCGCGTCAGCGCTGTTCCACAGCGCGATCAGCCTGCTGGTCCTGATCATCGCCGAGTGCATCCTTATCCACTCGCTGCCCTGGACCGCCATCCTGTTCCCCGTCGTCATGCTGCCGCTGATCATCGGCTCACTGGGGCTCGCATGGTTTCTGTCGGCTTTGGGCGTCTACATTCGAGACATTGCGCAGATTACCGGTGTCATCACGTCAGTGCTGATGTTCCTGTCGCCGGTTTTCTACCCTGTGTCGAATCTGCCGCCACAGTATCGGTCCTGGATCGAACTCAACCCCCTTACGTTCATCATCGAAGAGGGACGCAACACGCTGATCTTCGGGCACCCCCCCGACTGGACGAACTGGCTAACCTGCATGATCGCATCGCTGCTTCTCGCGTGGTTCGGATTCTGGTGGTTCCAGCGGACCCGAAAGGGATTCGCAGACGTCCTGTAA